The region GCGAACCAGTACATGAGGGACACCCCGGAGGCGTCCAGGTCCGCGGTGGCGGCCTCCACCCGGCCCTCCAGGCCGGCGACGAGCTCCTCGCCGCGCTCGGGGACCCCGAAGACCCGGGCCAGGTCGCCGATCTCCCCGTAGACGACGTCCAGGGTCAGCGGTTCGCTGCGCGACCCGTCGCCGCCGCTGTCGTTGTCCTTGCCCGCGGCGCAGTCCGAGGGGGAGACGTAGGTGCCCACGCCCAGCTCCTCGAACTGCTCCCGGGTGGCGACGCCGCCGGTGCCCAGGGTGGACTCGAAGGACGCCGTGACGAAGTCGGGCTCGGCCTCCAGGACGCGCTCGAACGAGGGGTTGTTCTCCGCCAGGCGCGGGACGCCCTCGTCGGCCTCCTCCAGGCCCTCCATGATTGGGTCGGTCCAGGTCGCGGTGCCGACCACGCGGTCCTGGAGCCCCAGGGAGTACAGGATCTCGGTGGTGCCCTGGTTGAGGGAGACCACCCGCTCGGGGGGAGCGCCGACGGGCACCTCGTGCCCGCAGTTGTCGAGGGACGCCCCGCCGGCCGGGGCGGAGCCGGCCGCGGCCCGCCCGTCCCCCGGGCCGGGGGAGCAGGCGGTGAGCAGTAGGACGGGGACGAGCAGCAGGGGGCCCGCGAGGGGCATACGGCGGTGCATGGGATGCCTTGCATGTCGGGGCTCGGACGCGGAGCCTGGCATGGGTCGCCCGCGCGGTGTCGGCGCGCGGGGCCAGCAGGTCTTCGGACTCGGGCTCACCCGGACGGAGTGCCTTCCCAGGCCGGTCCGCACCGCCGTTCCCGGCCCGCACGGTCCCGCCCCAGTGGCGTAGTACCCCGCCCGTCCCCCTCACCGCTGCGCGTCAGTTCCGGATTCGCACCGGATTCCCTGACCACCGGAGTGGTACGACTGGCCCGGGCAGGATACCAACGCCGCCCCGGGCGTACGCGGCCGGTCCCGGCGGGAAAAGGCGTTGTCGCCCGGACGGCGCCTCGGCCATAGTGGCGGGACCCCCGGGAGCCCGGCGCCGGGACGCCGGGGATCCGGCGCCGCCGCCCGCGCCCCCGGGCCCCTGCCCTGCCCCGGCACGACCCTGCGCCCCCTCACCAGGAAAGGAACCCCCATGTCCACCCTCCGGGTCACCGCGGAGAGGCTCACCGTCCACCCCCACCCCAACGCCGACGCGCTCGAACTGGCCCAGGTCGGCCTGTTCCGCGCGGTCGT is a window of Nocardiopsis changdeensis DNA encoding:
- a CDS encoding ABC transporter substrate-binding protein: MPLAGPLLLVPVLLLTACSPGPGDGRAAAGSAPAGGASLDNCGHEVPVGAPPERVVSLNQGTTEILYSLGLQDRVVGTATWTDPIMEGLEEADEGVPRLAENNPSFERVLEAEPDFVTASFESTLGTGGVATREQFEELGVGTYVSPSDCAAGKDNDSGGDGSRSEPLTLDVVYGEIGDLARVFGVPERGEELVAGLEGRVEAATADLDASGVSLMYWFANSESPYLAGCCGAPGAITRAVGAENAFDDTHDEWPQINWETVADRDPDVIVLGDLTRESQTAETAAAKIDFLEGHPATRNLTAVREERYILLSGQAMNPSIRTVEGVEQVAAGLRELGLAQ